A window from Vanessa cardui chromosome 21, ilVanCard2.1, whole genome shotgun sequence encodes these proteins:
- the LOC124538786 gene encoding pseudouridine-5'-phosphatase-like: protein MTKPVTHVLFDMDGLLLNTEDLYTVAFQNIVSKYGKVYTFDLKLKLMGTQAHEAAQKIVSELQLPITPEEFIDESKKQFEVLFQDTNLMPGAKRLIEHLHNKGIPLGLATSSSEESYHLKVDKHHQALFSLLPYKTFGSSDPSVKKGKPHPDIFLVAASKFPEKPQADQCLVFEDAVNGVKAARAAGMQVVMVPDPRVDKSLTEEATIVLQSLEDFKPEIFGLPPFDD from the exons ATGACTAAACCAGTAACACATGTTCTGTTTGACATGGATGGCTTGTTATtaa aTACCGAGGATTTATATACGGTAGCATTTCAAAACATTGTTTCAAAATATGGTAAAGTTTAcacatttgatttaaaattaaaattaatgggaACTCAAGCTCATGAGGCAGCACAAAAAATTGTTTCTGAACTGCAACTACCAATAACACCAGAAGAATTCATAGATGAAAGTAAAAAACAGTTTGAAGTGTTGTTTCAGGATACCAATCTTATGCcag gtGCAAAGAGACTTATTGAGCATTTACATAATAAAGGTATACCACTAGGGTTGGCAACCAGTTCAAGTGAAGAAAGCTATCATTTAAAAGTTGATAAGCACCACCAagcattattttctttacttcCATACAAAACATTTGGCTCTTCAGATCCTAGTGTTAAAAAGGGAAAACCACATCCAGACATATTTTTAGTAGCTGCTTCAAAATTTCCAGAAAAACCTCAAGCCGACCAG TGCCTAGTCTTTGAGGATGCTGTTAATGGTGTAAAGGCAGCAAGGGCAGCTGGCATGCAAGTTGTTATGGTTCCTGATCCCCGAGTAGACAAGAGCCTGACAGAAGAAGCTACTATTGTCTTACAAAGCTTAGAGGATTTTAAACCAGAAATATTTGGATTACCACCATTTGATGATTAA
- the LOC124538818 gene encoding V-type proton ATPase subunit E produces the protein MALSDADVQKQIKHMMAFIEQEANEKAEEIDAKAEEEFNIEKGRLVQQQRLKIMEYYEKKEKQVELQKKINSSNMLNQARLKVLKVREDHVRNVLDEARKRLAEVPSDTKLYSDLLVTLIVQALFQLIEPQVTIRVRQADKSLVESLFGRAQQDYKAKIKKDTQLKVDPDNYLSPDTCGGIELIAAKGRIKICNTLESRLELIAQQLLPEIRTALFGRNPNRKFTD, from the exons ATGGCGCTCAGCGATGCAGATGTTCAAAAACag atCAAACATATGATGGCCTTCATCGAACAAGAGGCCAATGAAAAGGCCGAAGAAATCGATGCAAAGGCTGAAGAGGAGTTCAATATTGAAAAAGGCCGTCTTGTTCAACAACAGCGACTTAAGATCATGGAATACTATGAAAAGAAGGAAAAACAAGTTGAACTTCAAAAAAAGAT CAATTCCTCGAACATGCTGAACCAAGCCCGTCTGAAGGTACTCAAAGTACGTGAAGACCATGTACGCAATGTACTTGACGAGGCCCGCAAGCGTCTGGCTGAGGTCCCAAGTGACACAAAGCTGTACTCTGATCTTCTTGTAACACTCATTGTTCAGGCTCTCTTCCAG ctTATCGAACCTCAAGTGACCATCCGTGTCAGACAGGCAGACAAGAGCCTTGTGGAATCTCTCTTTGGTAGGGCTCAGCAAGACTACAAAGCCAAGATAAAGAAGGATACACAGCTCAAAGTGGACCCAGATAATTATCTGTCTCCAGACACTTGCGGAGGTATTGAGCTCATTGCAGCTAAGGGTCGCATCAAG ATTTGCAACACCCTGGAGTCTCGCTTGGAGCTCATTGCCCAGCAGCTGCTGCCTGAGATCCGTACAGCTCTGTTTGGACGTAACCCTAACCGTAAATTCACTGATTAA
- the LOC124538884 gene encoding regulator of gene activity isoform X1: MANLNFQQAPRSLASGGVGGRVGSGLVGGVSGHVTPTFGGALSPGRGSTAMPGGAPPSMASRSTLFGQRAFADRRVPMATPLSQANSNSMSSMANLSRFNAGNYHSVFGEGGDTSTPPLLDLSEFPSLTARGAGDQAPAAAPPPPGSKPYVGMVKQPTSEQSEFTMSSEDFPALPGTSAGTHAPAPPADYAHAPDKPSRKGIQTSPDVISQGAHTEYYGKVTNIPETMIPNQFGIVGLLTFIRAAESDPSLVSLALGQDLTALGLNLNSPDNLYLTFAGPWADTPCRPQDMDYHVPPEYLINGSIREKLAPLRLSRYKEDLLFYLFYCFVGDVLQIAAAAELYNREWRYHMEEKVWISQAPGMPMVEKTSTYERGTYYFFDAHNWRKVAKEFHLDYSKLEGRPQLPPHVLT, from the exons ATGGCAAACTTGAATTTCCAACAAGCGCCTAGAAGCCTAGCTAGTGGCGGTGTTGGAGGCAGAGTTGGTTCAGGATTGGTCGGTGGTGTATCAGGGCATGTGACACCAACATTTGGTGGTGCCCTGTCACCTGGACGGGGTTCCACGGCTATGCCTGGAGGAGCTCCTCCCTCCATGGCCTCTAGATCTACGTTATTTGGACAAAGAGCATTCGCTGACCGTAGAGTACCAATGGCAACACCACTGTCACAAGCCAACTCAAATTCAATG TCGAGTATGGCGAATCTGTCGAGGTTCAACGCGGGGAACTACCATTCGGTGTTCGGCGAGGGCGGGGACACGTCGACGCCGCCGCTGTTGGACCTCAGCGAGTTCCCGTCGCTGACTGCGCGGGGCGCCGGCGACCaggcgcccgccgccgcgcctCCGCCCCCCGGCTCTAAGCCCTACG TGGGTATGGTGAAGCAGCCTACCTCTGAGCAGTCTGAGTTCACGATGTCGTCCGAGGACTTCCCCGCGCTCCCGGGCACGTCTGCGGGCACGcatgcgcccgcgccgcccgcggaCTACGCGCATGCGCCCGACAAACCATCACGGAAAGGCATACAGACATCACCGGATG TCATCAGTCAAGGAGCACATACGGAATACTATg GCAAAGTGACGAACATACCAGAGACAATGATACCAAACCAGTTTGGTATAGTGGGACTTCTGACCTTCATCAGGGCAGCGGAATCTGACCCTAGTCTGGTGTCGTTAGCGTTGGGGCAAGATCTCACCGCATTAGGCCTCAACCTCAACTCACCGGACAATTTATACCTTACCTTTGCTGGCCCGTGGGCGGATACGCCTTGCAG accACAAGACATGGACTACCACGTGCCCCCCGAGTATCTGATAAACGGATCTATCAGAGAAAAGCTGGCACCATTACGACTTAGTAGATATAAAGAGGATCTGTTATTCTACCTTTTTTACTGCTTCGTGGGCGACGTTCTGCAAATAGCAGCCGCGGCCGAATT ATACAACCGTGAATGGCGGTATCACATGGAGGAAAAGGTGTGGATCTCTCAAGCGCCCGGCATGCCCATGGTGGAGAAAACGTCCACATACGAGCGCGGCACATACTACTTCTTCGACGCGCACAATTGGCGCAAG GTGGCGAAAGAATTCCACTTAGACTACAGCAAGCTCGAGGGCCGACCGCAGCTGCCGCCGCACGTGCTCACGTAG
- the LOC124538884 gene encoding regulator of gene activity isoform X2: MANLNFQQAPRSLASGGVGGRVGSGLVGGVSGHVTPTFGGALSPGRGSTAMPGGAPPSMASRSTLFGQRAFADRRVPMATPLSQANSNSMSSMANLSRFNAGNYHSVFGEGGDTSTPPLLDLSEFPSLTARGAGDQAPAAAPPPPGSKPYVGMVKQPTSEQSEFTMSSEDFPALPGTSAGTHAPAPPADYAHAPDKPSRKGIQTSPDGKVTNIPETMIPNQFGIVGLLTFIRAAESDPSLVSLALGQDLTALGLNLNSPDNLYLTFAGPWADTPCRPQDMDYHVPPEYLINGSIREKLAPLRLSRYKEDLLFYLFYCFVGDVLQIAAAAELYNREWRYHMEEKVWISQAPGMPMVEKTSTYERGTYYFFDAHNWRKVAKEFHLDYSKLEGRPQLPPHVLT; this comes from the exons ATGGCAAACTTGAATTTCCAACAAGCGCCTAGAAGCCTAGCTAGTGGCGGTGTTGGAGGCAGAGTTGGTTCAGGATTGGTCGGTGGTGTATCAGGGCATGTGACACCAACATTTGGTGGTGCCCTGTCACCTGGACGGGGTTCCACGGCTATGCCTGGAGGAGCTCCTCCCTCCATGGCCTCTAGATCTACGTTATTTGGACAAAGAGCATTCGCTGACCGTAGAGTACCAATGGCAACACCACTGTCACAAGCCAACTCAAATTCAATG TCGAGTATGGCGAATCTGTCGAGGTTCAACGCGGGGAACTACCATTCGGTGTTCGGCGAGGGCGGGGACACGTCGACGCCGCCGCTGTTGGACCTCAGCGAGTTCCCGTCGCTGACTGCGCGGGGCGCCGGCGACCaggcgcccgccgccgcgcctCCGCCCCCCGGCTCTAAGCCCTACG TGGGTATGGTGAAGCAGCCTACCTCTGAGCAGTCTGAGTTCACGATGTCGTCCGAGGACTTCCCCGCGCTCCCGGGCACGTCTGCGGGCACGcatgcgcccgcgccgcccgcggaCTACGCGCATGCGCCCGACAAACCATCACGGAAAGGCATACAGACATCACCGGATG GCAAAGTGACGAACATACCAGAGACAATGATACCAAACCAGTTTGGTATAGTGGGACTTCTGACCTTCATCAGGGCAGCGGAATCTGACCCTAGTCTGGTGTCGTTAGCGTTGGGGCAAGATCTCACCGCATTAGGCCTCAACCTCAACTCACCGGACAATTTATACCTTACCTTTGCTGGCCCGTGGGCGGATACGCCTTGCAG accACAAGACATGGACTACCACGTGCCCCCCGAGTATCTGATAAACGGATCTATCAGAGAAAAGCTGGCACCATTACGACTTAGTAGATATAAAGAGGATCTGTTATTCTACCTTTTTTACTGCTTCGTGGGCGACGTTCTGCAAATAGCAGCCGCGGCCGAATT ATACAACCGTGAATGGCGGTATCACATGGAGGAAAAGGTGTGGATCTCTCAAGCGCCCGGCATGCCCATGGTGGAGAAAACGTCCACATACGAGCGCGGCACATACTACTTCTTCGACGCGCACAATTGGCGCAAG GTGGCGAAAGAATTCCACTTAGACTACAGCAAGCTCGAGGGCCGACCGCAGCTGCCGCCGCACGTGCTCACGTAG
- the LOC124538879 gene encoding hsp90 co-chaperone Cdc37, translated as MVDYSKWKDIEISDDEDETHPNIDTPSLFRWRHQARVERMEERRREKEEHEQRKAENIRKLAETKKKIAEASANSTDLESLKKALADLEKEEREIKAKEDDLKKKEKKTPWNVDTISEPGFTKTIINAKATRPKDENLTEEEKEAKMKKFIKDNESLLKKFGMLRRYDDSKQFLQTHSQLVCEETANYLVIWCINLEMEEKHDLMAHVAHQTICMQYILELSKQLDVDPRACVGSFFSRIQVAEKTYKDSFDDELEQFKARIKKRAAEKIQEAIREQEEEERKARLGPGGLDPVEVYEELPDELKKCFDAQDVPLLQATIAKMPEQEAVYYMKRCVDAGLWVPGKNDEEATMKDNSSPTEQKKDEPPSISTEDLD; from the exons ATGGTGGACTACAGTAAATGGAAAGACATTGAG ATATCAGATGATGAAGATGAAACTCATCCAAACATCGACACTCCGTCTTTGTTCCGTTGGCGGCACCAAGCCCGAGTGGAACGTATGGAGGAAAGAAGGCGCGAGAAAGAGGAACACGAGCAACGTAAAGCCGAGAATATTAGAAAGCTAGctgaaacaaaaaagaaaatcgcGGAAGCATCTGCAAACAGCACTGACCTTGAATCTTTGAAGAAGGCTCTTGCGGATCTCGAAAAAGAGGAGAGAGAGATAAAAGCAAAAGAAGATGATTTGAAAAAGAAGGAAAAGAAAACTCCCTGGAATGTAGATACTATAAGTGAACCAGGttttactaaaacaataataaacgcAAAAGCTACAAGGCCGAAGGACGAAAACCTAACAGAAGAGGAGAAGGAAGCAAAAATGAAAAAGTTTATAAAGGATAATGAGAGTCTTTTGAAGAAGTTTGGTATGTTGCGACGGTATGATGACTCAAAGCAGTTCCTTCAGACACACAGTCAATTAGTGTGTGAAGAAACAGCTAACTACCTTGTTATTTGGTGTATAAATCTGGAAATGGAAGAG AAACATGACCTAATGGCTCATGTAGCGCACCAAACTATTTGTATGCAGTATATATTGGAGTTGTCTAAGCAATTGGATGTTGATCCGAGAGCCTGTGTGGGCTCATTCTTCTCCAG aattCAAGTGGCTGAAAAAACATACAAAGACTCCTTTGATGATGAACTGGAACAATTTAAAGCCAGAATTAAGAAGAGAGCGGCAGAGAAGATTCAAGAGGCAATTCGTGAGCAGGAAGAAGAGGAAAGAAAGGCAAGGCTTGGACCGGGTGGATTGGACCCAGTCGAAGTTTATGAAGAGCTCCCtgat GAATTGAAAAAATGCTTTGATGCCCAAGATGTTCCATTGCTTCAAGCAACCATCGCTAAAATGCCAGAACAAGAGGCCGTTTATTACATGAAGAGATGTGTAGATGCTGGCTTGTGGGTTCCCGGGAAGAATGACGAAGAAGCAACAATGAAAGATAATTCATCACCCACTGAGCAGAAAAAAGATGAACCTCCTTCAATTAGCACTGAAGATTTAGACtga
- the LOC124539093 gene encoding uncharacterized protein LOC124539093 has protein sequence MDEVMAAVKGMKNGKALGPDDIPVEVWKMLKGERCICKSMLFADDIVLVDEDGPEIQIRLEDWQRKLENVGLKISKTKIEYMFCDFGGLSKAIALDGAALLVRSAFKLREQLTRTCDPQIPLKLKGKIYKSMIRPAVLYGSECWTTKGMTKRQLLVAEMRVLRGMHGVTRIDRT, from the exons ATGGATGAGGTAATGGCAGCAGTCAAAGGCATGAAAAATGGGAAGGCTTTGGGTCCAGATGATATACCAGTTGAAGTATGGAAGATGTTAAAGGGTGAAAGATGTATTTG taaaagcATGCTTTTTGCCGACGACATTGTACTGGTTGATGAAGATGGACCTGAGATCCAGATTAGATTGGAGGATTGGCAACGGAAACTGGAGAATGTTGGCCTGAAAATCAGTAAAACGAAAATTGAATACATGTTCTGCGATTTTGGCGGTCTCTCTAAAGCCATAGCGCTTGATGGTGCAGCTCTTCTAGTCCGCTCCGCCTTCAA gttacgggaacaattGACAAGAACATGTGACCCCCAaattccccttaaacttaagggaAAGATCTATAAGAGCATGATCAGACCAGCTGTtctatatggatcagagtgttggactacaaaagggatgactaaAAGACAATTGcttgttgcggagatgagagtGCTGAGAGGAATGCATGGTGTTACGCGAATAGATAGA ACCTAA
- the LOC124539094 gene encoding craniofacial development protein 2-like → MDNENHRYDRAREYPTDDAQGQHPDSVGNGQGLSHQNGRVRRKKRARSVREVQLRYASWNVGTMSGRGRELADVFKRRRINAACLQETKWKGARVREIGEGSKLFYCGSDGKRNSVGIVLEECVVDVKRVNDRLIAIKLIVDDVTLNLVSVYAPQSGCVESVKEKFWEDFDCLLINLQ, encoded by the coding sequence ATGGACAACGAAAACCATAGGTATGATAGGGCTAGGGAGTACCCCACAGATGACGCGCAGGGGCAGCACCCGGATTCTGTGGGAAATGGACAAGGGTTGTCGCATCAAAACGGGCGGGTGCGACGTAAGAAGCGAGCTCGAAGTGTGAGAGAGGTACAATTGAGGTATGCGAGTTGGAATGTAGGAACGATGTCTGGAAGAGGAAGAGAGCTAGCAGATGTTTTTAAAAGGCGACGGATAAATGCAGCGTGTCTGCAAGAGACAAAGTGGAAGGGTGCAAGGGTTAGGGAAATAGGAGAAGGATCTAAGTTATTCTATTGTGGAAGTGATGGAAAGAGAAATAGTGTGGGTATAGTTTTAGAAGAATGTGTGGTGGATGTAAAAAGAGTAAATGATAGACTGATagcgattaaattaattgtggaCGACGTGACACTGAATTTAGTAAGTGTGTATGCGCCACAGTCAGGCTGTGTGGAGAGCGTGAAAGAAAAGTTCTGGGAGGACTTTGATTGTCTGctgataaatttacaatga
- the LOC124538930 gene encoding gustatory and odorant receptor 24 — MSLFKSNTLYPKTVSIPNGFATQIADKPKNKIIFLDVTPPQPPHFISASSNSIVPIHDNLIAPQINKDIIYENIKPVFTVLRVMGVLPLTRPSPGMNHFQIASPSMLYSIICYICLVGYVLYLSLNKVQILRTAEGKFEEAVIEYLFTVYLFPMLVVPIIWYETRKIAGILNGWVDFEICYKKLSGRILPVKLYRKALAIAVIIPILSTSSVIITHMTMVHFKLMQILPYIFLEILTYILGGYWYLLCEILSVCASILAEDFQQALRHVGPAGKVAEYRALWLRLSKLARDTGIANCYTFTFVNLYLFLIITLSIYGLLSQISEGFGTKDIGLAVTACCSIFLLFFICDEAHYASHNVRTNFQKKLLMVELSWMNTDAQTEVNMFLRATEMNPSQISLGGFFDVNRHLFKSLLATMVTYLVVLLQFQISIPDDNQRQMETDDVPISANDTFVAETTKMTTTLATTILTTLAKRKKKH; from the exons ATGTCTTTATTCAAGAGTAATACCCTTTACCCGAAAACAGTGTCTATCCCTAATGGTTTTGCGACACAAATTGCGGATAAaccgaaaaataaaattatatttctcgaCGTTACGCCACCACAGCCGCCGCATTTTATATCTGCGTCTAGTAACTCTATAGTACCAATACATGATAATTTGATTGCCCCACAAATAAATAAGgatattatttacgaaaatattAAACCGGTGTTTACTGTTTTGCGTGTGATGGGTGTTCTGCCGCTCACGAGGCCTTCTCCAGGTATGAATCATTTTCAAATAGCATCACCCTCGATGTTGTACTCAATTATTTGCTACATCTGCCTCGTTGGTTACGTGCTTTATCTATCTCTAAACAAAGTCCAAATATTGCGTACTGCTGAAGGAAAATTCGAGGAAGCCGTCATTGAATATCTTTTTACCGTCTATCTGTTTCCGATGTTAGTCGTTCCCATAATATGGtatgaaacaagaaaaattgcCGGTATTCTAAATGGCTGGGTTGATTTTGAG ATATGCTATAAAAAACTCTCTGGCCGCATCCTGCCCGTGAAATTATACAGGAAAGCTCTAGCAATAGCCGTAATCATACCCATACTATCAACGAGTTCCGTGATTATTACTCATATGACAATGGTACATTTTAAACTTATGCAAATATTGCCATACATTTTTCTCGAAATTCTAACTTACATCCTCGGAGGATATTGGTATCTCTTGTGTGAAATATTAAGTGTATGCGCTAGTATTCTTGCTGAAGATTTTCAACAA GCCCTTCGACATGTTGGACCAGCAGGAAAAGTAGCAGAATATCGTGCACTCTGGCTGCGATTGAGCAAACTTGCGCGCGATACTGGCATCGCTAATTGCTACACATTTACATTTGTAAACCTGTACCTCTTTCTCATTATAACCTTATCGATATATGGCCTTCTTAGTCAAATATCAGAAGGTTTTGGAACTAAAGACATAGGCTTGGCAGTAACAGCCTGCTGCAGtatttttcttctattttttatctgtgatgaAGCCCACTATGCCTCTCATAAT GTGCGAACAAATTTCCAAAAGAAGTTATTGATGGTAGAACTTTCATGGATGAATACTGACGCTCAAACCGAAGTGAACATGTTCCTCCGTGCAACCGAGATGAATCCCTCTCAAATAAGCCTCGGTGGTTTCTTCGATGTCAATAGGCATCTCTTCAAATCA CTTTTAGCGACAATGGTGACGTATCTTGTTGTACTGCTACAATTCCAAATTAGCATTCCAGATGACAATCAAAGACAAATGGAAACAGACGACGTTCCAATTTCAGCAAATGACACGTTCGTAGCTGAAACAACTAAAATGACTACAACACTAGCTACGACGATCCTCACGACTCTAgcgaaaagaaaaaagaaacactGA